Below is a window of Leifsonia sp. NPDC080035 DNA.
TGGAACTTGAGCTGGCAGCGCTTCTGGAACTCCGCGTCGCCGACCGCGAGCACCTCGTCCACGACGAGGATCTCCGGCTCGACGCTGATCGCGACCGAGAAGCCGAGGCGCACGTACATGCCGGAGGAGTAGTTCTTCACCGGCTGGTCGATGAAGTGCTGCACACCCGAGAAGGCGACGATCTCGTCGAACTTGCGGTCGACCTCCTTGCGGCCCATGCCGAGGATGGAGCCGTTCAGGTAGATGTTCTCGCGGCCCGAGAGCTCCGGGTGGAAGCCGGAACCGACCTCCAGCATCGCCGCGAGCGAGCCGTTGGCGCGGATGGAGCCCTTCTCGGGGTAGTAGATCTTCGCAAGGCACTTGAGCAGGGTGGACTTGCCGGAGCCGTTGCTCCCGATCAGGCCGAACGTGGAACCCGTCGGCACCTCGAACGACACGTCCTTCAGTGCCCAGAAGTCCTCGTGCACCGACACCCGGCGCCGCGCGATGGCGGACTTCAGGCTCTGATTGCGCTCGTGGTACAGCCGGAACTTCTTGCTGACGTCGGCGACTTCCACCGCGATATCGGTCACAGCAGTTCAGCCAATCTCTTCTCCTTGCGGGCGAACACCCAGCCGCCGATCGCGAGGGCGAGGATGGCCCACACGAGGCACGCGACGGTATCGGGCACCGTCGGCCAGGTGTTGTCGTAGAGCAGGGACCGGAACACCCCGACGAAGTGGAGCATCGGGTTCAGCTCGTAGATGTCGAGGACGGTGATCGGGGTGCCGAGCAGGCCGCCGATCTTCTCCGACTGATCGGCCACCAGCTTGATCGGGTAGACGATCGGGGTCATGTACATCCAGAACTGCAGGACGATCGTCAGCAGGTACTGGGTGTCCCGGAAGTAGACGTTCGCGATCGAGAGCAGCAGCGCGACGCCGGTGGCGAACACCGCCAGCACGAGCATCGCGAGCACGACGAGCGGCAGCCACGGCCACACGAAGCCGCCGACGACGAGCAGGGCGATGATCAGGATGGCCATCTCGAAGAGCCAGTTGTACGCGACCGAGAACACGGTCGAGACCGGGAGCACGAGACGCGGGAAGTAGACCTTCGTGATCAGCCCCGCGTTGGCGACGAGCGAGCCCATCCCCGTCGAGACCGCCGTGGAGAAGAACGTCCACGGCAGCAGGCCGCAGAGCAGCCAGAGCGCGTAGAAGTCGAGACCGCTCGGGTCGCCCTTCGGCGGTGCGACGCGGAACACGAACGAGAACACGAACGTGTAGACCAGCATCGAGGCGAGGGGGCTGACCAGGGACCAGAGCCGGCCGAAAATCGTACGCTTGTACTGGCCCCTGACCTCTCGGAGCACGAGGTTCGATAGGAGTTCTCGGGCGCCGAGGACTTCTTTGATGTAGCTCATCGATCCTCGTTCGTGCGGGTGCTGGCCTATCGGCCACAAGACACTCCAGCATACAACTAGGATTGAACGGATCATGACCGAGCCAGCCCGCGACGCCCGACCCCGCGCGGCCGTCGTGACGGTCAGCTACGGCTCGGAGGGCGTGCTGCCTGGCTTCCTCTCCGGGCTCGCGGAGGACATCGCCGCGGGGGTCGACGTGGTGGTCGCGGACAACGCGCCCGCGCCGGATTCGCCGGTCGAGACGATCGTCAGGGCCGCCGGTGCGCGCTACGTCCCGCTGGACGCCAACCACGGCTACGGCGGCGCGATCAACAGGGCGATCGCGACGCTCCCCGTCGAGATCGACTGGGTGCTGATCAGCAACCCCGACGTCGTCCTCGCACCCGGTGTCGTCGACACCCTGATCCGTACCGGTGCGGAGGCGCCGGACATCGGCAGCGTCGGACCCGCTGTGCTCACGGCCGAGGGCGAGGTCTACCCGTCCGCCAGGGACGTGCCCTCCATCCGCAGCGGCGTCGGTCACGCGCTCTTCGCCAACCTGTGGCCGGACAACCCGTGGACGCGCCGCTACAAACGCTCCACCGAGTCGGGCGGCCGCCGCGACGCCGGCTGGCTCTCGGGTTCCTGCGTGCTGGTCCGCCGCAGCGCGTTCGAGGCCGTCGGCGGGTTCGACGAGGAGTTCTTCATGTACTTCGAGGACGTCGACCTCGGCTACCGGCTCGGCCTCGCCGGCTACCGGAACGTGTATCAGCCGGACGTGTCGGTCGTGCACTCCGGTGCGCACTCGACGCGTACCAACCAGGCGGCGATGGTCGCCGCGCACCACGAGAGCGCCCGGCGCTTCCTGCACAAGAAGTACAGCGGCGTGCTGCTCGCGCCCGTGAGGCTGACCCTCGGCGTCGGCCTCGCCGCGCGCTCGTGGGTCGCGCAGCGCAAGGCCGACAGCTAGCGCGTGCCCCCGGCGCCCCGGCGACGGCGACTGCGGCCGGCCGAGGGGGAGATCA
It encodes the following:
- a CDS encoding glycosyltransferase family 2 protein, with the translated sequence MGHKTLQHTTRIERIMTEPARDARPRAAVVTVSYGSEGVLPGFLSGLAEDIAAGVDVVVADNAPAPDSPVETIVRAAGARYVPLDANHGYGGAINRAIATLPVEIDWVLISNPDVVLAPGVVDTLIRTGAEAPDIGSVGPAVLTAEGEVYPSARDVPSIRSGVGHALFANLWPDNPWTRRYKRSTESGGRRDAGWLSGSCVLVRRSAFEAVGGFDEEFFMYFEDVDLGYRLGLAGYRNVYQPDVSVVHSGAHSTRTNQAAMVAAHHESARRFLHKKYSGVLLAPVRLTLGVGLAARSWVAQRKADS
- a CDS encoding ABC transporter ATP-binding protein produces the protein MTDIAVEVADVSKKFRLYHERNQSLKSAIARRRVSVHEDFWALKDVSFEVPTGSTFGLIGSNGSGKSTLLKCLAKIYYPEKGSIRANGSLAAMLEVGSGFHPELSGRENIYLNGSILGMGRKEVDRKFDEIVAFSGVQHFIDQPVKNYSSGMYVRLGFSVAISVEPEILVVDEVLAVGDAEFQKRCQLKFQDFHAQGRTVILVSHSLATVEEMCDHAAWLDKGVLRTVGDVETTVEAYQASLH
- a CDS encoding ABC transporter permease, whose amino-acid sequence is MSYIKEVLGARELLSNLVLREVRGQYKRTIFGRLWSLVSPLASMLVYTFVFSFVFRVAPPKGDPSGLDFYALWLLCGLLPWTFFSTAVSTGMGSLVANAGLITKVYFPRLVLPVSTVFSVAYNWLFEMAILIIALLVVGGFVWPWLPLVVLAMLVLAVFATGVALLLSIANVYFRDTQYLLTIVLQFWMYMTPIVYPIKLVADQSEKIGGLLGTPITVLDIYELNPMLHFVGVFRSLLYDNTWPTVPDTVACLVWAILALAIGGWVFARKEKRLAELL